From a single Nothobranchius furzeri strain GRZ-AD chromosome 9, NfurGRZ-RIMD1, whole genome shotgun sequence genomic region:
- the slc12a1 gene encoding solute carrier family 12 member 1 — MERIKSNGGGHLNSAYDAAPDEPPVYEETNFPGEEHRTIRPSVISAFGHDTLDRVPNIDFYRNAGSVSGHRAVRPSLQELHDVFQKNGAISVPETLEDDGEKSDGTPFDDLESADTSDDKGLVKFGWIRGVLVRCMLNIWGVMLFIRLSWVFGQAGWGLGIVVIALSCVVTTITGLSMSAICTNGVVRGGGAYYLISRSLGPEFGGSIGLIFAFANAVAVAMYVVGFAETVVDLLKEHASLMVDEINDIRIVGCITVVLLLGISVAGMEWEAKAQIVLLVILLVAIVNVFVGTVIPATVDKKSKGFFGYTSTVFQENFTPAFRDGETFFSVFAIFFPAATGILAGANISGDLRDPQAAIPKGTLLAIFITGVTYLAVALCVAATVVRDATGNATDLVIPGVACNNSAVAACELGYNFSSCAVDTCKFGLMNNFQVMTMVSGFGPLIIAGTFSATLSSALASLVSAPKVFQALCKDNIYKALHFFAKGHGKNNEPIRGYVLTFIISVAFILIGNLNTIAPIISNFFLASYALINFSCFHASYAKSPGWRPAYKYYNMWLSLLGALLCCVVMFVINWWAALLTYGIEILLYIYVTVKKPDVNWGSSTQAVTFVSAVSNALSLAGVEDHVKNFRPQILVLTGSARTRPALLDLAHSFTKNYGLCLTCEVFVGPRSEIYQEMNAGMEKNQQWLNKTKRKAFYAGVACDNFREGTESLLLASGLGRMRPNTLMIGFKNNWRTAGRDAVQSYVGVLHDALDFEYGTVILRINQGLDVSHLVAEEEEMLKAAREQEALDNQMMTNGGKAKGLFRKSRNSSQQVLTTRVSVCGPTPAQVAKMNEKLMEASGQFKKKQPKGTIDVWWLFDDGGLTLLLPYILTTRKKWKDSKLRIFIAGQPGRSDLDKEEMKSLLKKFRIKCSDINVIDDIHIKPRSDSLKNLDDMIKPFCLHEGSKDMIQADVMQKEHPWKITDAELSSFEEKTHLQVRLNELLQENSKSANLIVVSMPIARKESVSDFLYMAWLDILTKNLPPTLLIRGNHKSVLTFYS; from the exons ATGGAGAGGATCAAGTCCAACGGAGGGGGGCATCTTAACTCTGCTTACGATGCAGCTCCGGATGAGCCTCCAGTCTATGAGGAGACCAACTTTCCCGGCGAGGAACACCGGACCATCCGGCCCTCTGTGATCAGTGCTTTTGGTCATGACACTTTGGACCGAGTGCCCAATATTGACTTCTACCGTAATGCTGGCAGTGTGAGTGGTCACCGAGCTGTGAGGCCATCTCTACAGGAGCTCCATGATGTGTTCCAGAAG AACGGAGCGATCTCTGTGCCAGAAACTCTGGAGGACGATGGGGAGAAGAGTGACGGGACCCCCTTTGATGACCTGGAGTCGGCCGACACCAGTGACGACAAAGGACTGGTGAAGTTTGGTTGGATAAGAGGAGTTCTG GTGAGATGTATGCTGAACATCTGGGGAGTCATGCTGTTTATCCGTCTGTCCTGGGTTTTTGGTCAGGCAGGATGGG GCTTGGGAATTGTGGTCATTGCTCTCAGCTGTGTGGTCACCACCATCACAGGCCTTTCGATGTCTGCCATCTGCACTAACGGTGTTGTTAGAGGAG GAGGGGCCTACTACCTGATATCTCGCAGTTTGGGACCGGAGTTTGGGGGATCGATTGGTCTCATTTTTGCCTTTGCCAACGCCGTGGCTGTAGCCATGTATGTGGTGGGATTTGCTGAGACTGTGGTTGACTTACTGAAG GAACATGCTAGTCTGATGGTGGATGAAATCAATGACATCAGGATAGTCGGCTGCATCACAGTGGTGTTGCTCCTGGGTATTTCAGTAGCTGGAATGGAATGGGAAGCAAAG GCACAGATTGTTCTGCTCGTCATCCTGCTGGTGGCCATAGTGAACGTATTTGTAGGAACAGTCATTCCAGCAACAGTCGATAAGAAATCAAAAGGCTTTTTTGGTTACACTT CAACAGTCTTCCAAGAGAACTTTACACCAGCTTTTAGGGATGGTGAAACATTCTTTTCTGTGTTTGCCATCTTTTTCCCTGCTGCAACCGGAATTCTGGCAGGAGCAAACATCTCTGGAGACCTGCGG gatCCTCAAGCTGCCATCCCCAAAGGTACATTGTTGGCCATCTTCATCACTGGTGTCACCTACCTCGCAGTGGCTCTTTGTGTTG CTGCTACCGTTGTTCGGGATGCCACTGGAAATGCGACTGACCTTGTTATTCCTGGCGTGGCGTGTAACAACTCAGCAGTAGCTGCCTGTGAACTTGGCTATAATTTTTCTTCCTGTGCAGTAGACACATGCAAATTTGGCTTGATGAACAATTTTCAG GTAATGACAATGGTGTCAGGGTTTGGTCCTCTCATCATTGCAGGGACATTTTCAGCCACTCTGTCCTCAGCTCTTGCCTCCCTAGTTAGCGCTCCAAAAGTCTTCCAG GCGCTGTGTAAAGACAACATCTATAAGGCCCTGCACTTCTTTGCCAAAGGACACGGCAAGAACAATGAGCCAATCCGTGGTTATGTCCTCACATTCATTATTTCTGTGGCCTTCATTCTCATTG gTAATCTGAACACCATAGCTCCTATCATCTCCAACTTCTTCCTGGCCTCTTATGCTCTTATAAACTTCTCTTGTTTCCATGCATCCTATGCAAAGTCTCCAG GTTGGAGGCCAGCTTATAAATATTACAACATGTGGCTGTCGCTGCTGGGGGCTCTGCTCTGTTGTGTTGTTATGTTTGTCATCAACTGGTGGGCTgctctgctcacatatggaatagaAATCCTGCTTTACATTTACGTCACAGTGAAGAAGCCAG ATGTGAACTGGGGTTCGTCCACACAAGCGGTGACGTTTGTGAGTGCTGTCAGCAACGCTCTGTCTCTAGCTGGAGTTGAAGATCATGTCAAGAACTTCAG GCCTCAGATCTTGGTTCTAACGGGCTCAGCGCGGACCAGGCCAGCTCTCCTGGATCTGGCTCACTCCTTCACTAAGAACTATGGACTCTGTCTCACCTGCGAAGTTTTTGTG GGCCCAAGGTCAGAGATTTATCAGGAGATGAATGCCGGGATGGAAAAGAATCAACAATGGCTCAATAAGACCAAGCGGAAAGCGTTTTATGCTGGTGTGGCCTGTGACAACTTCAGGGAAGGAACCGAGAGTCTGCTGCTG GCTTCTGGTCTTGGACGCATGAGGCCTAACACATTAATGATAGGCTTTAAGAACAACTGGAGAACAGCAGGCAGAGACGCAGTGCAGAGTTATGTGGGAGTACTGCA CGATGCACTTGATTTTGAGTATGGGACAGTGATCCTGAGGATAAACCAGGGACTGGATGTGTCACATCTGGTAGCAGAAGAGG AGGAAATGTTAAAGGCAGCAAGGGAGCAAGAGGCTCTGGATAACCAGATGATGACAAATGGAGGGAAAGCAAAGGGACTCTTCAGGAAATCCAGAAATTCTTCTCAGCAAGTTCTCACAACCAGAG TGTCCGTGTGTGGCCCTACACCTGCCCAGGTAGCCAAGATGAATGAGAAGCTGATGGAGGCCAGTGGTCAGTTCAAGAAGAAGCAGCCTAAAGGCACCATCGATGTGTGGTGGCTGTTTGATGATGGAG GTCTGACCCTGCTGCTCCCCTACATCCTCACCACAAGGAAGAAGTGGAAAGATAGTAAATTAAGGATCTTCATTGCTGGACAGCCTGGACGCAGTGACCTAGATAAAGAGGA GATGAAGTCTCTGTTAAAGAAATTCAGAATAAAGTGCAGTGACATCAATGTTATTGATGACATTCACATCAAACCCCGTTCGGACAG CTTGAAGAACCTAGACGACATGATCAAGCCTTTCTGTCTGCATGAGGGGTCTAAAGACATGATTCAGGCTGATGTGATGCAGAAGGAGCACCCCTGGAAAATCACTGATGCAGAGCTGAGCAGCTTTGAGGAGAAG ACTCACCTTCAGGTTCGACTCAATGAGCTCCTTCAGGAAAACTCCAAATCAGCAAATCTGATTGTTGT GAGCATGCCCATTGCTCGTAAGGAATCGGTGTCTGACTTCCTCTACATGGCCTGGCTGGACATCCTGACAAAAAATCTTCCTCCGACTCTGCTCATCAGAGGAAATCACAAGAGCGTGCTCACGTTCTACTCATGA